In one Lolium rigidum isolate FL_2022 chromosome 3, APGP_CSIRO_Lrig_0.1, whole genome shotgun sequence genomic region, the following are encoded:
- the LOC124701570 gene encoding uncharacterized protein LOC124701570, with product MESMEPKDIDWSRVVSRYVRDDTYEGIHAPRWADLDDPDAVAVDDHAWFCRPDCRHPRTAEDFVRQTTPSPKGKLLRSVSAMLPFGERDANLRDGNDNNLKRRGAAVPAGGTAAFASPSKPKAAPRKRFQDDAENQDPALTTPPPPAAGRPPFGGAPRWAKNAKEAIKSSAEKRPGNAEREALLSKHVPPRQLKSTLSARNLFSGRDILGQISDFYNELKRMAGGGGSGNQQPVSEEEMSPIPINGSDAVDCSGSSGAGRVAPDAVKKVARQEAVEKTPSPLKGKKIGLKVEAGKQRSPSVLREVKATPPTPQRFPSPSVNRVKNVKAAGMATSSSPLKKPLKDKVTPNKDQENSRDAKRQPFGVKDMNNTRACEAEEGSSGVFWFLKPCTFLVE from the exons atggagtcgatggagcccAAGGACATCGACTGGAGCAGGGTGGTGTCCCGCTACGTGCGCGACGACACCTACGAGGGCATCCACGCGCCGCGCTGGGCCGACCTCGACGACcccgacgccgtcgccgtcgacgaccacGCCTGGTTCTGCCGCCCCG ATTGCAGGCATCCGAGGACGGCCGAGGACTTCGTCAGGCAGACGACACCCAGCCCCAAG GGAAAGCTACTGCGATCGGTGTCCGCCATGCTGCCGTTCGGCGAGAGGGACGCCAATCTCAG GGACGGCAACGACAACAACCTCAAGAGACGAGGCGCCGCCGTCCCCGCTGGCGGCACTGCGGCCTTCGCCTCGCCGAGCAAGCCGAAGGCGGCGCCCAGGAAGCGGTTCCAGGACGACGCCGAGAACCAGGACCCTGCGCtgaccacgccgccgccacccgctgcAGGCAGGCCGCCGTTCGGCGGCGCGCCGCGGTGGGCCAAGAACGCCAAGGAGGCCATCAAGTCCAGCGCGGAGAAGCGGCCGGGCAACGCCGAGAGGGAGGCGCTGCTCAGCAAGCACGTGCCGCCCAGGCAGCTCAAGAGCACGCTCTCCGCCAGGAACCTCTTCTCCGGGAGAGACATTCTTGGCCAGATTTCGGATTTCTACAACGAGCTCAAGCGGATGGCGGGCGGTGGTGGCAGCGGCAACCAGCAGCCTGTCTCGGAGGAGGAGATGAGCCCGATCCCAAT AAATGGCAGTGATGCAGTGGACTGCAGCGGCAGTAGTGGTGCTGGCCGGGTTGCCCCGGATGCTGTGAAGAAGGTGGCGAGGCAAGAAGCGGTGGAAAAGACTCCAAGCCCATT GAAGGGAAAGAAGATTGGGTTGAAGGTGGAGGCAGGGAAGCAAAGATCACCCTCTGTGTTGAGGGAGGTGAAGGCGACACCACCTACCCCGCAGCGGTTTCCATCGCCCTCGGTGAACCGTGTCAAGAACGTGAAAGCTGCAGGCATGGCTACCTCAAGCTCACCACTCAAGAAGCCACTCAAG GATAAGGTAACGCCAAATAAGGATCAGGAGAACAGCAGAGATGCTAAGAGGCAACCTTTTGGTGTTAAAGATATGAACAACACCAGGGCCTGTGAGGCCGAAGAGGGCTCCAGTGGCGTGTTTTGGTTCTTGAAGCCCTGCACTTTCCTGGTGGAGTAA
- the LOC124701569 gene encoding polyadenylate-binding protein RBP47B' — protein sequence MMMAGPYHQPTTLEEVRTLWIGDLQYWADENYLYSCFAHTGEVQSVKLIRNKLSNLPEGYGFIEFISHEAAERVLQAYNGAQMPGTEHTFRLNWASFSSGEKRPDAGPDHSIFVGDLAPDVTDYLLQETFRVNYSSVRGAKVVTDPNTGRSKGYGFVKFADENEKTRAMSEMNGVYCSTRPMRISAAIPKKSAGSQLPYGAAKAVYPAAAYTIPQAQTVMPDSDLTNTTIFIGNLDPNVTEEELRQICAQLGDLIYVKIPVGKGCGFVQYVSRASAEEAVQRLHGTLIGQQVVRLSWGRSPANKQDQSAAWAQQADPNQWNAYYGYGYDPYGYAQDPSYAYGAYAGYSQYPQQVEGTTDMAPAAGSHVPGTEQNEVYDPMNLPDVDKLNASYMSVHGSAMLGRHLWLKTSPLSQQA from the exons ATGATGATGGCGGGGCCGTACCACCAGCCGACGACCCTGGAGGAGGTCCGCACGCTCTGGATCGGCGACCTCCAGTACTGGGCCGACGAGAACTACCTCTACAGCTGCTTCGCCCACACTGGCGAG GTACAGTCTGTAAAATTAATACGCAACAAATTATCTAATCTTCCAGAAGGCTATGGATTCATAGAATTCATTTCACATGAAGCTGCCGAGAGAGTTCTACAGGCTTACAATGGCGCACAAATGCCTGGAACTGAGCATACATTCAGATTGAACTGGGCATCTTTCAGCTCTGGTGAGAAGCGTCCTGATGCAGGGCCTGACCATTCGATCTTTGTAGGGGACTTGGCACCTGATGTCACAGATTACTTACTACAAGAGACTTTCCGAGTCAACTATTCATCTGTTAGGGGAGCCAAGGTTGTCACAGATCCAAATACTGGGAGATCTAAAGGATATGGATTTGTAAAGTTTGCAGATGAAAATGAGAAGACACGTGCGATGTCTGAAATGAATGGTGTGTATTGCTCAACAAGACCTATGCGGATAAGTGCTGCAATTCCCAAGAAATCCGCTGGATCTCAGCTTCCGTATGGAGCTGCTAAAG CGGTGTACCCAGCAGCAGCTTATACAATTCCGCAGGCCCAAACAGTTATGCCAGATAGCGATCTTACAAACACTACT ATCTTTATTGGTAACTTGGACCCGAATGTGACCGAAGAGGAGCTGAGGCAGATATGCGCGCAGCTTGGGGATCTTATATATGTTAAAATTCCAGTTGGTAAAGGATGTGGATTTGTACAATATGTATCTAG GGCATCAGCTGAAGAGGCTGTTCAACGTCTTCATGGCACACTGATTGGTCAACAAGTAGTGAGGCTTTCATGGGGCAGAAGTCCTGCCAATAAGCAG GATCAGTCAGCTGCATGGGCTCAGCAGGCAGATCCTAATCAATGGAATGCTTATTATGGCTATGGATATGATCCATATGGGTATGCTCAGGATCCATCATATGCATATGGCGCTTATGCAGGATACAGCCAGTACCCCCAACAG GTTGAGGGAACAACCGATATGGCACCAGCAGCTGGGAGCCATGTCCCTGGTACGGAACAAAACGAGGTGTATGATCCAATGAACTTGCCTGACGTTGACAA GCTGAACGCCTCATACATGTCTGTTCATGGTAGTGCCATGCTAGGACGGCACCTGTGGCTGAAGACCTCGCCATTGTCTcagcaggcttga